Proteins from one Chloroflexota bacterium genomic window:
- a CDS encoding elongation factor Ts — MEITTEMVKELRQRTGAGILDSKKALQDTQGDMQRAIDLLREKGLARAAKKAEREAKDGVIEARVGADGKRGVLVEVNCETDFVARTDAFRALAADLAGQVFDANPPYATAADMPNVEQIKSAIAQLGENIQVRRIARYDVGEGASALEVYVHAGGRVAVLVELSAQTSEKAQSAAFKALAHDIALQIAAIKPVYVRPEDVPAGVIESERAIYRAQLAEEKKPANVIERIIDGKLQKFYEDACLLNQPFIRDDKVKIAALIKQASGQLGEAVQVKRFVRFELGD; from the coding sequence ATGGAAATTACGACGGAGATGGTCAAGGAGTTGCGCCAGCGCACCGGCGCGGGCATCCTCGACAGCAAGAAGGCTCTGCAGGACACACAGGGCGATATGCAGCGCGCCATCGACCTGCTGCGCGAGAAGGGCCTGGCGCGCGCCGCCAAGAAGGCGGAGCGCGAGGCCAAAGACGGCGTCATCGAAGCGCGCGTCGGCGCCGACGGCAAGCGCGGCGTGCTGGTCGAAGTCAACTGCGAAACCGATTTCGTGGCGCGCACCGACGCTTTCCGCGCCCTGGCCGCCGATCTGGCCGGGCAGGTGTTTGACGCCAACCCGCCGTACGCGACAGCGGCCGACATGCCGAACGTGGAGCAGATCAAGTCCGCGATCGCCCAGCTCGGCGAGAATATCCAGGTGCGGCGCATCGCCCGCTACGACGTGGGCGAGGGCGCCAGCGCGCTGGAAGTGTACGTGCATGCGGGCGGGCGCGTGGCCGTGCTCGTCGAGCTGAGCGCGCAGACCAGCGAGAAGGCGCAGTCCGCCGCGTTCAAGGCGCTGGCGCACGACATCGCGCTGCAGATCGCGGCGATCAAGCCGGTGTATGTGCGCCCGGAGGACGTGCCGGCCGGCGTGATCGAGTCCGAGCGCGCCATCTACCGCGCGCAACTGGCCGAGGAGAAGAAGCCGGCGAACGTGATCGAGCGCATCATCGATGGCAAGCTGCAAAAGTTCTACGAGGACGCGTGCCTGCTCAACCAGCCGTTCATCCGCGACGACAAGGTCAAGATCGCGGCTCTGATCAAGCAGGCGAGCGGGCAGTTGGGCGAGGCGGTGCAGGTCAAACGCTTCGTCCGTTTTGAACTCGGCGACTGA
- a CDS encoding SDR family oxidoreductase, whose protein sequence is MSHTGNTVLKERVVLVTGAGRGLGWGIARACGLAGACVCATDIDAAELARTGRDLQADGGTGATELLDVSDPAAFQAVVERVLTRWGRLDVLVHCAILMPLVRFEDTTLDLWWRQLHVSLGGLFNGARAVWPAMKRQGGGHIIGVASGSSFRGFKDEVTYCTGKHAQEGFVKALSLEAAPDRIAVNTMGPGKPIKTTRITWNEFDHLPTEEKARWADPVALGAGYVWLAAQPPGRFSGYRFDAGPICDTIAREGFDFEFAPAKVTLYPDDFEARREWYASYPD, encoded by the coding sequence ATGAGCCATACAGGCAATACCGTATTGAAAGAGCGTGTGGTACTGGTGACCGGCGCTGGCCGGGGACTGGGCTGGGGCATCGCGCGCGCATGTGGACTGGCCGGCGCGTGCGTGTGCGCCACGGATATCGACGCGGCTGAGCTGGCTCGCACGGGCCGCGATCTGCAGGCCGACGGCGGCACCGGCGCGACCGAGCTGCTGGATGTCAGCGACCCGGCGGCGTTTCAAGCGGTTGTCGAACGGGTGCTTACGCGCTGGGGACGGCTCGACGTGCTGGTGCACTGCGCCATCCTGATGCCGCTGGTGCGCTTCGAGGACACAACACTCGACCTCTGGTGGCGGCAGTTGCACGTCAGCCTGGGCGGGCTGTTCAACGGCGCGCGGGCCGTCTGGCCGGCGATGAAACGGCAGGGCGGCGGTCACATCATTGGGGTCGCCAGCGGTTCGAGCTTCCGTGGCTTCAAGGACGAGGTCACCTACTGCACGGGCAAGCACGCTCAGGAAGGGTTCGTGAAAGCGCTATCGCTCGAAGCGGCGCCCGACCGGATCGCGGTCAACACCATGGGGCCGGGTAAGCCGATCAAGACAACCCGCATCACATGGAATGAGTTTGACCATCTGCCGACTGAGGAGAAGGCGCGCTGGGCGGACCCGGTCGCGCTGGGCGCGGGGTATGTCTGGCTGGCGGCTCAGCCGCCCGGGCGCTTCAGCGGTTATCGTTTCGATGCCGGCCCGATCTGCGACACGATTGCCCGCGAGGGCTTCGATTTCGAGTTCGCACCCGCCAAGGTCACGCTCTATCCGGATGATTTCGAGGCGCGCCGGGAGTGGTACGCGAGCTACCCGGACTGA
- a CDS encoding beta-glucosidase yields MTEPQLLSFPRDFVWGAGSSAYQIEGAAREDGRAPSVWDTFARRRGRVRNGETGDAACDHYHRWADDIQVMKRLGLKAYRFSVAWPRILPQGRGAVNAAGLDFYERLVDGLLAAGIEPLLTLYHWDLPQPLQDAGGWPKRDTARYFADYATVVAARLGDRVETWITQNEPWVHALVGHLYGEHAPGRRNPFAALAALHHLLLSHGYAVPAIRSAVRRPVKVGIALNLTPVYPASPGGRDRKAMRFSDNFLNRLALEPVLKGQYPGDFTGSRIWRWLTRGVIQPDDLKTIGVPIDFLGINYYYRTVMRYAPIVQSVPVFPKENEYTEMWEIYPTGLYDLLMRVRRDYPPVDIVITENGAAVPDRLEPDGRVHDTRRIRYLRDHVVQLHRAMSDGVPVRGYVVWSLMDNFEWALGYAKRFGLVYVDYATQARILKDSALWYAQVMWQGGVDPRSEQAPAG; encoded by the coding sequence ATGACTGAGCCACAACTCCTCTCATTCCCCAGGGACTTCGTGTGGGGCGCCGGTTCCTCGGCGTACCAGATCGAAGGCGCGGCGCGAGAGGACGGGCGCGCGCCGTCCGTCTGGGACACGTTCGCGCGCCGGCGCGGCCGCGTCCGCAACGGCGAAACGGGCGACGCTGCCTGCGACCATTATCACCGCTGGGCCGACGACATTCAAGTAATGAAGCGGCTCGGTCTTAAGGCGTACCGTTTTTCGGTCGCCTGGCCGCGCATTTTGCCTCAGGGGCGCGGCGCCGTCAACGCGGCCGGCCTCGACTTCTACGAGCGGCTGGTCGACGGATTGCTGGCGGCCGGCATCGAGCCGCTGCTGACGCTGTACCACTGGGACCTGCCGCAGCCGCTGCAGGACGCGGGCGGCTGGCCCAAACGCGACACGGCGCGCTACTTCGCCGACTATGCCACGGTGGTCGCCGCGCGGCTGGGTGACCGCGTGGAAACCTGGATCACGCAGAACGAGCCGTGGGTGCACGCTCTGGTCGGCCACCTGTACGGCGAGCACGCGCCCGGCCGGCGCAACCCGTTCGCGGCGCTGGCGGCACTCCATCACCTGCTGCTCTCGCATGGCTACGCCGTGCCGGCCATCCGCAGCGCCGTGCGCCGGCCAGTCAAGGTTGGCATCGCACTGAACCTGACCCCGGTCTATCCCGCCAGCCCCGGCGGCCGGGACCGGAAGGCCATGCGTTTCAGCGACAACTTCCTCAACCGCCTCGCGCTCGAACCGGTGCTCAAGGGGCAGTATCCCGGCGATTTCACCGGCTCGCGCATCTGGCGCTGGCTGACGCGCGGCGTGATCCAGCCGGACGACCTGAAGACGATCGGGGTCCCGATCGATTTCCTGGGCATCAACTACTATTACCGCACCGTCATGCGCTACGCGCCGATCGTGCAGTCTGTGCCGGTCTTTCCGAAAGAGAACGAGTACACCGAGATGTGGGAAATCTACCCGACGGGCCTGTACGACCTGCTGATGCGCGTCCGGCGCGATTACCCGCCGGTCGATATCGTGATCACGGAAAACGGCGCGGCCGTGCCGGATCGACTCGAGCCCGACGGGCGCGTCCACGATACACGCCGTATCCGCTACCTGCGCGATCACGTCGTGCAACTCCATCGCGCCATGTCGGACGGCGTGCCGGTGCGCGGCTACGTGGTCTGGTCGCTCATGGACAACTTCGAGTGGGCGCTCGGCTACGCCAAACGCTTTGGGCTGGTGTACGTCGATTATGCGACGCAGGCGCGCATTCTCAAGGACAGCGCGCTGTGGTATGCGCAGGTCATGTGGCAGGGTGGCGTTGATCCGCGCAGCGAGCAAGCGCCGGCCGGGTAG
- the rpsB gene encoding 30S ribosomal protein S2 yields the protein MPVTSMKSLLEAGVHFGHKTGRWNPKMRTYIFTERNGVHIIDLQQTMSRLDKAYEAVRDTIGKGGTVLFVGTKKQAQDIVATESTRASMPYVSQRWLGGTLTNFVTIRKRIDHLINLETRKQLGDLERLTKKEQLLIEREMTRLNMRLGGIKTMTKLPDLLFVIDTRREVLAVKEAKSLGIPVAAMVDTNSDPDPIDYVIPANDDAIRAVQLLCGKMADACIEGTQMRAAVAPERDQTPAAEAAAAVAEAQAATSETPAAEGEPAVAGSRTYGTVFEPDPEDVADDLS from the coding sequence ATGCCTGTTACATCCATGAAGTCGCTGCTCGAGGCGGGCGTCCACTTCGGCCACAAGACCGGCCGCTGGAACCCGAAGATGCGCACCTACATCTTCACCGAGCGCAACGGCGTCCACATTATCGACCTGCAGCAGACGATGTCGCGTCTCGACAAGGCCTACGAGGCCGTGCGCGACACGATTGGCAAAGGCGGCACCGTGCTGTTCGTTGGCACGAAGAAGCAGGCGCAGGATATCGTGGCCACCGAGTCCACCCGTGCGTCCATGCCGTACGTCAGCCAGCGCTGGCTCGGCGGCACGCTGACCAACTTTGTCACCATTCGCAAGCGGATTGACCACCTGATCAATCTGGAGACGCGCAAGCAGCTTGGCGATCTGGAGCGCCTGACCAAGAAGGAACAGTTGCTGATCGAGCGCGAGATGACGCGCCTGAACATGCGCTTGGGCGGCATCAAGACGATGACGAAGCTGCCCGACCTGCTGTTTGTGATTGACACGCGCCGCGAAGTGCTCGCCGTCAAGGAAGCCAAATCGCTCGGCATTCCGGTCGCGGCGATGGTCGACACCAACTCGGACCCCGATCCGATCGACTACGTGATTCCGGCCAACGACGACGCCATCCGCGCCGTGCAGTTGCTGTGCGGCAAAATGGCCGATGCCTGTATCGAGGGCACGCAGATGCGCGCCGCCGTCGCGCCGGAGCGCGACCAGACGCCCGCGGCCGAGGCCGCCGCAGCCGTCGCCGAGGCCCAGGCCGCCACCAGCGAGACGCCCGCGGCCGAGGGCGAACCGGCCGTGGCGGGCAGCCGCACCTACGGCACCGTGTTCGAACCGGACCCCGAAGACGTAGCCGACGACCTGTCATAA
- a CDS encoding glycoside hydrolase: MNVDILDRRPPAPARSTVTCLDGAWELIPTPSFRGNYYSDEQWLTVSVPGHWQQHPQLATYTGKVVYRKRFTLTPEKGKRYRLRLNGVFYFYVAYLNGFRLGENEGYAFGREFDITPHLNARTPDNELLIEVECADESNKSAKRQITGVFSHWDCLDPAANPGGIWQSVEIVETGPVYISDFRLTPVRNDDVIRLADENPPDTLELRADIVANSLAPSAPVYRVTFTPHNFEGKPFSIAWRANCAPGDNTVTRFFKLEHPKLWWTHDLLDPNLYTVRVETFGDELLRSRYDAWEFRWGLRTFEMHDFVPYLNGHRFFLKGNNYPPGDTRMATMTRERYAQDLQLAKDANMNFLRVHGHVEKREFYEVADELGILIWQDFPLQWAYDHCIVPQAERQVQLMINTLYNHPSIGIWCMHNEPIGLVDTSHYNPLALLRAGFSSYIYSWDRNVLDTRLKRVAERVDPTRFVLRASGKWALPWMSDTDSHFYFGWYKTGDGPKRRFETLTRIFPGTLQFATEFGAQSFPNLESAVKFMDADIQKIDWKLMQERYHFQPDQMADWYDWRSARSLPDLIAMSQEYQIDLNQYYVDWLRYHKYRPCGGFAAFVFLDSNPAVQWSLVDYWRVPKRSYDAMKTALNPEYAFAQFKQDAYRAGEAITASIFAVNDSLWSYERVTVAARVLDEAGQTAWQAPDMTTALGPDCLAQHVQDVTFQLARAGSYRLELTLRYGESVLVNSYRVRVL, translated from the coding sequence ATGAATGTGGACATCCTCGATCGCCGGCCGCCAGCGCCGGCGCGCAGCACAGTGACCTGTCTCGATGGCGCGTGGGAACTGATCCCGACGCCGTCGTTCCGCGGCAACTACTACTCCGACGAACAGTGGCTGACCGTCAGCGTGCCGGGGCACTGGCAGCAGCATCCGCAGTTGGCGACGTACACCGGCAAGGTGGTTTACCGCAAGCGGTTCACGCTGACGCCGGAAAAAGGCAAGCGCTACCGGCTGCGCCTGAACGGCGTCTTCTATTTCTATGTTGCGTACCTCAACGGCTTCCGGCTTGGCGAGAACGAGGGCTATGCCTTCGGGCGTGAGTTTGACATCACGCCACACCTGAACGCGCGGACGCCTGACAACGAGTTGCTGATCGAGGTGGAGTGCGCGGACGAGTCGAACAAGTCTGCCAAGCGACAGATCACCGGCGTCTTCTCGCACTGGGACTGCCTGGACCCGGCGGCCAACCCGGGCGGCATCTGGCAGTCGGTTGAGATCGTGGAGACCGGGCCGGTCTATATCAGCGATTTCCGGCTGACCCCGGTGCGCAATGACGATGTGATCCGGCTGGCCGATGAGAACCCGCCGGACACGCTCGAGCTGCGTGCGGACATCGTTGCCAATTCGCTGGCGCCGTCGGCGCCGGTCTACCGCGTCACCTTCACGCCGCACAACTTCGAGGGCAAGCCGTTCAGCATCGCGTGGCGCGCCAACTGCGCGCCGGGCGACAACACGGTCACGCGCTTCTTCAAGCTGGAGCACCCGAAGCTGTGGTGGACGCACGACCTACTCGATCCGAATCTCTACACCGTGCGCGTCGAGACGTTCGGCGACGAGCTGCTGCGCTCGCGCTACGATGCGTGGGAGTTCCGCTGGGGGCTGCGCACGTTCGAGATGCACGACTTCGTGCCGTATCTCAACGGGCACCGCTTCTTCCTGAAGGGCAATAACTACCCGCCGGGCGACACGCGCATGGCGACGATGACGCGCGAGCGGTACGCGCAGGACCTGCAACTGGCGAAGGACGCCAACATGAATTTCCTGCGCGTCCACGGCCACGTCGAGAAGCGCGAGTTCTACGAGGTTGCCGACGAGCTCGGCATCCTGATCTGGCAGGACTTCCCCCTGCAGTGGGCGTACGATCACTGCATCGTGCCGCAGGCTGAGCGGCAGGTGCAGTTGATGATCAACACGCTGTATAACCACCCGTCGATCGGTATCTGGTGCATGCACAACGAGCCGATCGGCCTGGTCGACACGAGCCATTACAACCCACTGGCATTGCTGCGCGCCGGTTTCTCGTCGTACATCTATTCGTGGGATCGCAACGTGCTCGACACGCGCCTGAAGCGGGTCGCCGAGCGCGTCGACCCGACCCGGTTTGTGCTGCGCGCCTCGGGCAAGTGGGCGCTGCCGTGGATGAGCGACACCGACTCGCACTTCTACTTCGGCTGGTACAAGACCGGGGACGGCCCCAAGCGCCGGTTCGAGACGCTCACGCGGATCTTTCCCGGCACGTTGCAGTTCGCTACCGAGTTTGGCGCGCAGTCGTTCCCGAACCTCGAATCGGCGGTCAAGTTCATGGACGCCGACATCCAGAAGATTGACTGGAAGCTCATGCAGGAACGCTATCACTTCCAGCCCGACCAAATGGCCGACTGGTATGACTGGCGCTCGGCGCGCAGCCTGCCCGACCTGATCGCCATGTCGCAGGAGTACCAGATCGACCTCAACCAGTATTACGTGGACTGGCTGCGCTACCACAAGTACCGGCCGTGCGGCGGCTTCGCGGCGTTCGTATTCCTTGACAGCAACCCGGCGGTGCAGTGGTCGCTGGTGGACTACTGGCGCGTGCCGAAGCGCTCGTACGACGCGATGAAGACGGCGCTCAACCCGGAGTATGCGTTCGCGCAGTTCAAGCAGGATGCGTACCGCGCGGGCGAGGCGATCACGGCGTCCATTTTTGCCGTCAACGACTCGCTCTGGTCGTACGAGCGCGTGACCGTCGCGGCGCGTGTGCTGGACGAGGCCGGGCAGACAGCCTGGCAGGCGCCGGATATGACCACGGCGCTGGGGCCCGACTGCCTGGCGCAGCACGTGCAGGACGTGACGTTCCAACTGGCGAGGGCGGGCAGCTACCGGCTGGAGCTTACGCTGCGCTATGGCGAATCGGTGCTGGTCAACAGCTATCGTGTGCGCGTATTGTAG
- a CDS encoding UMP kinase: MRELKYKRILLKLGGEALAGKGGFGIDPESARRVANTIKHICSLGVQTAILIGGGNVWRGKDGAALGMDRVPADHIGMLATVMNALALQDALNQFDVPSRVQTAIEMRSVAEPYIRGRAIRHLEKGRVVIFGAGTGNPYFTTDTAGALRANEIKADVFIKATKVDAIYAEDPRINPNAQRFEQMSYMDALNLRVGVMDVTAISLCMEHQMPIIVVDLWEPGSVDKVVFGEKIGTLVC; the protein is encoded by the coding sequence GTGCGTGAACTAAAATACAAGCGAATCCTGCTCAAGCTGGGCGGCGAGGCGCTGGCGGGCAAGGGCGGCTTCGGCATCGATCCGGAGAGCGCGCGTCGCGTCGCCAACACGATCAAGCACATCTGCTCGCTCGGCGTGCAGACGGCGATCCTGATCGGCGGCGGCAACGTCTGGCGCGGCAAGGACGGCGCCGCGCTCGGCATGGACCGCGTCCCGGCCGACCATATCGGCATGCTGGCTACCGTGATGAACGCGCTGGCGCTGCAGGACGCGCTCAACCAGTTCGACGTGCCCTCGCGCGTGCAGACCGCGATCGAGATGCGCTCGGTGGCCGAGCCGTACATTCGCGGCCGCGCCATCCGCCACCTGGAGAAAGGGCGCGTGGTCATCTTCGGCGCGGGCACCGGCAACCCGTACTTCACCACGGACACGGCCGGCGCGCTGCGCGCCAACGAGATCAAGGCCGACGTGTTCATCAAGGCAACCAAAGTGGACGCCATCTATGCGGAGGACCCGCGCATCAACCCGAACGCGCAGCGGTTCGAGCAGATGTCGTATATGGACGCGCTCAACCTGCGCGTCGGCGTGATGGACGTCACGGCGATCTCGCTGTGCATGGAGCACCAGATGCCGATCATCGTCGTGGACCTGTGGGAGCCGGGCAGCGTGGACAAGGTTGTTTTTGGCGAAAAAATCGGAACCCTTGTATGCTAG
- a CDS encoding serine/threonine protein kinase has protein sequence MELLGEKLGNYEIVQLIAQGGMAAVYRANQVALNRSVAIKVLSGLSAGDEVFRQRFDREAKAVAQLSHPNIVPIYDFGSDDARGLWYIVMEYVPGGSLRDLVSGAPGIDEATRLIAQVAYGLDYAHTHGIIHRDIKPGNILLTELHRPMLTDFGLAKMDSHPQFTEAGLTIGTPAYMSPEQVMGGDLDKRSDIYSLAMVLYELLTGRAPFRSDTPLALLHQQVYEAPEPPRRVNPRIPRKLEKVLMRAMSKDREGRYASAAEFAAALERTLGGNTVSLASVAGTRAIPPPPKHRLPWLAALHPARMAAAARTAGAQAAEWLMPRARRVLSRLWRWTWRAALVAAIVAVAVTAGLVLLLSNYAERTISASRADWGIIGGDQPVLMDRARVEGAVEQYMARNGLTLLMNNPQLQLAGDDAATLSGDGILGPLRVDGRVFVMGGAVQVEIERVNGYMPYVYGTLISDGINRGLRTLFASGPVRLEHIEAAPGTLIFFPKHRTATDPALAPSPTPRP, from the coding sequence GTGGAGCTGCTCGGAGAGAAACTCGGCAATTACGAGATCGTGCAGTTGATCGCGCAGGGCGGCATGGCGGCGGTGTACCGCGCCAACCAGGTCGCGCTGAATCGCTCGGTCGCGATCAAAGTGCTCTCGGGTCTGAGCGCGGGCGATGAGGTCTTCCGGCAGCGTTTCGACCGGGAGGCCAAGGCCGTCGCGCAACTGAGCCATCCGAACATCGTGCCGATCTACGATTTTGGCAGCGACGATGCGCGCGGCTTGTGGTACATTGTGATGGAGTATGTGCCGGGCGGCAGCCTGCGGGATCTGGTCAGCGGGGCGCCCGGCATCGACGAAGCGACCCGCCTGATCGCGCAGGTGGCCTACGGGCTGGACTATGCGCACACGCACGGCATCATCCACCGCGACATCAAGCCGGGCAACATCCTGCTGACCGAGTTGCACCGCCCGATGCTGACCGACTTCGGGCTGGCGAAAATGGACTCGCACCCGCAGTTCACCGAGGCGGGGCTGACGATCGGCACGCCGGCCTATATGTCGCCGGAGCAGGTGATGGGCGGCGACCTTGACAAACGCAGCGATATCTACTCGCTGGCGATGGTGCTGTACGAACTGCTGACCGGCCGGGCGCCGTTCCGTTCCGACACGCCGCTGGCGCTGCTGCACCAGCAGGTGTACGAGGCGCCGGAGCCGCCGCGCCGGGTGAACCCGCGCATCCCGCGCAAGCTGGAGAAGGTGCTGATGCGCGCGATGAGCAAAGACCGCGAGGGCCGCTACGCGAGCGCCGCCGAGTTCGCCGCCGCGCTGGAGCGCACGCTGGGAGGCAACACCGTCTCGCTGGCCAGCGTGGCCGGCACGCGTGCCATCCCGCCGCCGCCGAAGCACCGGCTGCCCTGGCTGGCCGCGCTGCATCCGGCGCGCATGGCCGCCGCGGCACGCACCGCCGGGGCGCAGGCGGCCGAATGGCTGATGCCGCGTGCGCGGCGTGTCCTCAGCCGGTTGTGGCGCTGGACGTGGCGGGCGGCGCTCGTCGCGGCGATTGTCGCTGTGGCGGTCACGGCTGGCTTGGTGCTGCTGCTCTCGAACTACGCCGAGCGGACGATCAGCGCCAGCCGCGCCGACTGGGGCATCATCGGCGGCGATCAGCCGGTGCTGATGGACCGCGCGCGGGTGGAAGGCGCGGTCGAGCAGTACATGGCGCGCAACGGCCTGACGCTGCTGATGAATAACCCGCAATTGCAGTTAGCCGGCGATGACGCGGCGACCTTGAGCGGCGATGGCATCCTGGGGCCGCTCCGGGTGGATGGACGGGTTTTCGTCATGGGCGGCGCCGTGCAGGTGGAGATCGAGCGCGTCAACGGCTATATGCCGTACGTGTACGGCACGCTGATCTCCGACGGCATCAATCGCGGGTTGCGCACGCTGTTCGCGTCGGGCCCGGTCCGGCTGGAGCATATCGAGGCGGCGCCCGGCACGCTGATTTTTTTCCCGAAGCACCGGACGGCCACCGACCCGGCGCTGGCGCCGTCGCCCACGCCGCGGCCGTAG
- a CDS encoding serine/threonine protein kinase, with protein sequence MELIDKRFGNYEIESTLGHGGMATVYRARQVSLNRAVAFKVLGTSFAMDQTVRKRFEQEALAVAQLSHPNIVPVYDYGDDAELGILYIVMEMVTGGSFSGLRHRRLSPAEIVPAVAQIGRALDYAHRQGIVHRDVKPGNILLNNDGRPMLTDFGLVRWESTSLHTETGITVGTPTYMSPEQAQGGELDGRADEYSLAMVLYELLAGRPAFEGSTAVDVMHQIVYDPLPPPRQFNAAIPRELESVLLHALARDRKDRYATAAEFSEALDKTLKRARPAPVNLSTLAAASHAEEHTIGTGTPSTAIDEQTTPSTPTVRGRMRRAGGRVLGGAGRALRIALLAVLAFGSAGALIAANLGAGTAERTLGEYGWPWGDTRGEQPKVWDESELLAQMDPWLAANGLGGLSNRQVRILPNNAIFVYGETPYAALSVELQLYVISGALQVRWEHLNGVTPFVIGDIVAAGANRGLQRAYAGAPAAVERVETTSGQLLMYFKSK encoded by the coding sequence ATGGAACTGATCGACAAGCGGTTCGGCAACTACGAAATCGAATCCACGCTGGGGCATGGCGGCATGGCGACCGTCTATCGCGCGCGCCAGGTATCGCTGAACCGCGCGGTCGCGTTCAAGGTGCTGGGCACTTCATTTGCAATGGACCAGACGGTGCGCAAGCGTTTCGAGCAGGAGGCGCTGGCCGTTGCGCAGTTGAGCCACCCGAATATCGTGCCGGTCTACGACTACGGCGACGACGCCGAACTCGGCATCCTGTATATCGTCATGGAGATGGTGACGGGCGGCAGCTTCAGCGGCTTGCGCCACCGGCGTCTCTCACCCGCCGAGATCGTGCCGGCCGTCGCGCAGATCGGCCGCGCGCTCGACTATGCGCACCGGCAGGGCATCGTGCATCGCGACGTGAAGCCGGGCAACATACTGCTGAACAACGACGGCCGGCCGATGCTGACCGATTTTGGCCTGGTGCGCTGGGAGAGCACGTCGCTGCACACGGAGACGGGCATCACGGTCGGCACCCCGACCTATATGTCGCCGGAGCAGGCGCAGGGCGGCGAGTTGGACGGCCGCGCGGACGAGTACTCGCTGGCGATGGTGCTGTACGAGCTGTTGGCCGGCCGGCCGGCCTTCGAAGGCAGCACGGCGGTGGATGTCATGCACCAGATCGTGTATGATCCGCTGCCGCCGCCGCGCCAGTTCAATGCGGCCATCCCGCGCGAACTCGAGAGTGTGCTGCTGCATGCGCTGGCGCGCGACCGGAAGGATCGCTACGCGACCGCCGCCGAGTTTTCCGAGGCGCTGGACAAAACGCTCAAGCGCGCTCGCCCGGCCCCGGTGAACCTGTCCACGCTGGCGGCAGCCAGCCACGCCGAAGAGCACACGATCGGAACCGGCACGCCCTCCACCGCTATCGACGAGCAGACGACGCCATCGACGCCGACCGTGCGCGGCCGGATGCGCCGGGCGGGGGGGCGCGTGCTGGGCGGCGCGGGGCGCGCGCTGCGGATTGCGTTGCTGGCCGTGTTGGCGTTCGGATCGGCGGGCGCGCTGATCGCCGCCAACCTCGGCGCAGGCACCGCCGAGCGGACCCTGGGCGAGTACGGCTGGCCGTGGGGCGACACGCGCGGCGAGCAGCCGAAAGTCTGGGACGAAAGCGAGCTGCTGGCGCAGATGGATCCGTGGCTGGCGGCCAACGGGCTGGGCGGCCTGAGCAACCGACAGGTGCGCATCCTGCCAAACAATGCGATCTTCGTGTATGGCGAGACGCCGTATGCCGCGCTCAGCGTCGAACTGCAGTTGTACGTCATCAGCGGTGCGCTGCAGGTGCGCTGGGAGCACCTGAATGGCGTCACGCCGTTCGTGATCGGCGACATCGTGGCGGCCGGCGCCAATCGCGGCCTGCAACGGGCGTACGCCGGTGCGCCGGCGGCCGTCGAGCGGGTCGAGACGACGTCGGGCCAACTGCTGATGTATTTCAAATCAAAATAG